Proteins encoded by one window of Paenibacillus sp. DCT19:
- a CDS encoding iron chelate uptake ABC transporter family permease subunit yields MRDQSIEFIMAGRRHRRRRWILVTSLLAALACVLCCAMLLLGNTIYPVKDVIASLSGEKIKGVTFAVNTIRLPRMLTGLLAGFAFGIAGHTFQTMLRNPLANPNVIGITSGSSAAAVFCIVVLQASGAVVSLASVIAGLATVLFIYVLSRGKVFSIGRLILIGIGIQAMLDAVISYLLLVSSEKDIPAAIRWLTGSLNGSQMSALPPLLITVLICSPIIILLGKHLSILELGEQSAFSLGVDTDRTRIALIVSSVCMVAIATATTGPIAFVSFLAGPIAKRLVGAGALNSIPAGLVGINLVLGADLIGQFAFEYRFPVGVITGLLGAPYLIFLLIRMNRKGEL; encoded by the coding sequence ATGAGAGATCAATCCATTGAATTTATTATGGCGGGCAGACGTCACCGACGTCGCCGCTGGATACTCGTCACTAGTCTGCTGGCAGCACTAGCCTGTGTGTTATGCTGCGCTATGCTTTTACTGGGGAATACCATCTATCCGGTAAAAGATGTGATTGCCTCCCTCTCAGGGGAGAAAATCAAAGGTGTTACGTTTGCCGTAAACACGATCCGTTTACCAAGAATGCTGACAGGTCTCCTTGCCGGGTTTGCATTCGGTATTGCAGGGCACACCTTTCAGACCATGTTACGCAATCCGCTAGCGAACCCTAATGTGATCGGCATAACGTCTGGTTCAAGTGCAGCAGCCGTTTTTTGCATCGTTGTGCTTCAAGCGAGTGGGGCAGTCGTTTCCTTAGCCTCCGTAATTGCAGGTCTGGCTACTGTGCTATTCATCTATGTACTCTCTAGAGGAAAAGTGTTCTCCATTGGACGTTTAATTCTAATCGGTATTGGAATTCAGGCGATGCTTGATGCGGTCATATCTTATCTATTACTAGTCAGCTCCGAAAAAGATATTCCTGCCGCAATTCGCTGGCTTACAGGCAGCCTCAACGGTTCTCAGATGAGTGCTCTGCCACCTCTACTGATTACGGTACTTATCTGTTCGCCTATTATCATTCTATTAGGTAAACACTTAAGCATATTGGAGCTTGGTGAACAGTCGGCATTCTCACTCGGCGTGGACACGGACAGAACTAGAATTGCTCTAATTGTAAGTTCTGTTTGCATGGTTGCTATTGCTACAGCAACTACAGGCCCGATTGCCTTTGTCTCCTTCCTTGCGGGACCAATCGCGAAGAGACTCGTCGGTGCGGGGGCGTTGAACAGCATCCCGGCAGGTCTGGTTGGTATTAATCTCGTTCTAGGCGCAGATCTGATCGGGCAGTTTGCTTTTGAATACAGATTCCCCGTAGGCGTCATTACCGGATTACTCGGAGCACCATATCTAATCTTCCTGTTAATCCGAATGAATCGAAAGGGGGAATTATAA